In the genome of Pirellulales bacterium, the window AGCCAGCGGTGCTCGAGCGAAAGTCGCCCCGCTTCCGCGTCGAATCGCTCTTCGAAGCGTGGGTCGGCCAAGAATCGCAACACCGGCTCGGATTGCTGGCCGCACCATGTGCGGAGACCCTGTTCGAACGCGGCGACTTCCGCGGCACTCAGCTCGACTTGGACGCCGCCGGCGGGGTTGAGCAGTGTGCAGCGTTTGCCGGCCTGGTCGTAAACCGTCGCCAGATCCTCGCCAACTAGCTGGTCGAAGATTTGCGTGCCTTCAGCCAGGGTGACGGAGTGGCTGATCGGCTTCCGTTCGTCGCCTCGATAGACGCGATTCTCGGCCCGCCACGATTGTGCCTGCGCGGATGGCCCCGGCAGGATCGAACTGACAGCAGCCAGCACTGTGACCAGGGCGATTGCCGCCGGGGTACGTGGCGAAACCGTGGCCATGACATGCGCCTCCGTGCGCGCAGGAATGCGATGGTGCCCGATTGCGCGGCAGGATACCGCTCGGCTCCCGGCGGCGTAAACGCCAATGCGGCCGACGGTCAGCCCGATGCGCGGTGCTGGCACGCGCGGCTTAGGCCTTGTGGATCCGCTCGCGGTGCTGCGTGACGTTCTTCGTCGCGTTGCGCGTATCGATCACCAACTTCGCGTGCTTGACGATGAAGTCGTAATCGTAGGCCGAGTGATCCGTGGCGATGAGCACCAGGTCCTGGGCAGCCAGATACTCCGGCGTGAGGTCCTGGCTGTCCATCGCCGGCAGGTTGTGGGCCCGCATCTTGGGTAGCTTCGGCACATGCGGGTCGTTATAGGTCAATGCGGCCCCGCGCGCCAGCAGGCCTTCCATCAGCACAAACGACGGGCTTTCGCGAGGGTCGTCGACGTCTTTCTTGTAGGCGACGCCCAAGAGCGCCACCTTGCTTCCCTTCAGCGGTTTGGCGTGCGCGTTGAGCACCTCCATGCACTGTTCCACGACGTATTCGGGCATCGACGAATTGATCTCGCCGGCCAGCTCGATGAACTTCGTGTTCTGCCCGTATTTGCGCGCCACCCAGGTGAGATAGAACGGGTCGATCGGGATGCAGTGCCCGCCGAGCCCCGGCCCGGGATAAAACGCCTGGAAGCCGAAGGGCTTAGTCTTGGCGGCGTCGATCACTTCCCAGACGTCGATCCCCATCCGCGTGAACAACACCTTCAGCTCGTTGACCAAGGCGATGTTGATCGCGCGGTAGGTGTTTTCCAGGATCTTGCAGGCCTCGGCCACTTCACAGTTGCCGACCGGTACGGTGCGGACGACCGCCGCGCCGTACATCAGCTCGGCCAAACGGGCGCTCGTGGCGTCGATGCCGCCGACGACTTTCGGAATGTTGCTCGCGGCGAACTGGGGGTTGCCCGGGTCTTCGCGTTCGGGGCTATAGGCCAGGTGGAAATCCTTGCCGGCCTTCAGACCGCTCTTTTCCAGGATGGGCAGCACCACGTCGCGCGTCGTGCCGGGATACGTCGTGCTCTCCAGGACGATCAGCTGCCCGGGCCGTAAGGCCTTGGCGATCTGCTCGGCGGTGCCCTCGACATAGCTCAAATCGGGATCGCGCGTCTCGGACAGCGGCGTCGGCACGCAGATCAGCACCGCGTCGGCTTCTCCCAGCCGCGACATGTCTGCCGTCGGCGTGAATTTCTCGCTGCGAATGCAGTCGGCGATCCACTCCGACTTGATGTGCGCGATGTAGCTCTTCCCCTGCAGCAGCGCGTCGACTTTCTTCTGATCGACGTCGTAACCGAGGGTGCGGAACCCAGCGTTGGTAAAGGCCTGTATCAGTGGCAGACCCACGTAGCCAAGGCCCACGACGCCGATTTTGGCGCGCTTCTCGCGAAGCGCCTGTTCAAGTGCTTGAGACATAGGATTGCGCGGTGCGGGTGCGGAGAAAGGTTCGCCCGGGGCTGGAAACGCTTCGACGAGCCGGGCTCAGGTGCCAGGAAAACAGCCTAGTATAACGGCGGCCACGGCGGAATTCATGACTGACGGCGGAAGATCCGCCGCTGCGGGCCGCTACACTGCCGCCGCGGCAGAGTCGCCGCCGGGGGACTATTTCTTCCCTCCGACCAGCTCGCGGTAGTAGCTGATCGACCGCCGCAGGCCTTCCTCAAAGCCGACCTGGGGCTCGTAGCCGAGGTACTTGCGCGCCAGCGTGATGTCGGCCAGGCTCTCGCGCACATCGCCGGCCCGGGCCGGTTCGTGCAGCGGCTGGACCTTCGTGCCTAATAGCTCGTTGAGCGCGCCAATCAGCTCCAACAGGTTCGTCGTGCGGCCATTGGCCACATTGATCGTCATGCCAGAGACGTTCGGAGCGTCGGCCGCCAGGAGATTGCCGTGAACGACGTTCGCCACGAAGGTGAAGTCGCGCGACTGTTGTCCGTCGCCGTAAATCACTGGCTGACGGCCGGCTAACAGCGCGGTAATGAACCGTGGAATCACGGCCGAATATTGGCTGTCGGGATCTTGCCGCGGGCCGAACACGTTGAAGTAGCGCAGGCTCACCGTTTCGATGCCATAGGTGGCCGAGGCCGCCTGCAAATACAACTCGCCGGCCAGCTTCGCGGCACCATACGGCGAGATCGGCCGGGGCAGATCGCTTTCGCGCTTCGAGCTGGTCGGCTGATCGCCGTAGGCGCTGCTCGACGCTGCATAAACGATCCGGCGCACGCCCGCCTTGCGGGCCTCGTCGATCAGCGACAACGTGCCGGTCACGCAGGCTGCGTTGGTGTCGAGAGGGCGTTCGACGCTGCGCGGCACGCTCGCCAAGGCCGCCTCGTGGAAGATGCAATCGATGCCGGCCACGGCGCCGCGCACGGCGGCCGGATCGGTCAGCGTGCCTTCGACCAGCTCGATCTTGTTGCCCAGGTGGGCCAGGTTGCGGCGATGACCGGTGCTGAAGTCGTCGAACACCCGCACGCGGTCGCCACGCTCGACCAGGGCCGTTGCGATGTGTGAGCCGATGAAACCTGCACCGCCGGTGACGAGAAAAGTCCGCATGATTGCCGCGAGCTCACCTGGAACGACGACCCCTGAACAGCACGGTGCACGGCGTCACGAAAGCGTGGTTCAACGCACGAGCACCCAGAAAAGTTAGCCCGCAATGTAGTCCTCGCTCCCCCGAGCGGCAAGCAACGGCGCGCACCGGATGCCAGCATGGCGGCCGCAAAACCGATACGATCGCCACGCACGGCGGGGTGCACGCGCTGCCGGGTGTTGCTGCACCGCGCCAGGTACGTTGGGCTGCGCCACGGGGCACGGCCGCTGCGCCGGTCGCCAGTGCCGCGTTAGAACAGCGTGTAGATGAACGGGGCCGCGCCGCTGCCGGCAAACATGGCCAGAACGCCGACCAGGCCCACCACGAGCAGGATCGGCAGCAGCCACCACTTCTTGTTGTGCTTCAAGAAGTCGATGAACTCGGCAGCCAAGCTGGGCTGCGCCTCGTCGGCCATCTGTTCGAACTTCTTGCCTGGATCTTGAGGGCTCATGTTTGCT includes:
- a CDS encoding SDR family oxidoreductase — translated: MRTFLVTGGAGFIGSHIATALVERGDRVRVFDDFSTGHRRNLAHLGNKIELVEGTLTDPAAVRGAVAGIDCIFHEAALASVPRSVERPLDTNAACVTGTLSLIDEARKAGVRRIVYAASSSAYGDQPTSSKRESDLPRPISPYGAAKLAGELYLQAASATYGIETVSLRYFNVFGPRQDPDSQYSAVIPRFITALLAGRQPVIYGDGQQSRDFTFVANVVHGNLLAADAPNVSGMTINVANGRTTNLLELIGALNELLGTKVQPLHEPARAGDVRESLADITLARKYLGYEPQVGFEEGLRRSISYYRELVGGKK
- a CDS encoding nucleotide sugar dehydrogenase codes for the protein MSQALEQALREKRAKIGVVGLGYVGLPLIQAFTNAGFRTLGYDVDQKKVDALLQGKSYIAHIKSEWIADCIRSEKFTPTADMSRLGEADAVLICVPTPLSETRDPDLSYVEGTAEQIAKALRPGQLIVLESTTYPGTTRDVVLPILEKSGLKAGKDFHLAYSPEREDPGNPQFAASNIPKVVGGIDATSARLAELMYGAAVVRTVPVGNCEVAEACKILENTYRAINIALVNELKVLFTRMGIDVWEVIDAAKTKPFGFQAFYPGPGLGGHCIPIDPFYLTWVARKYGQNTKFIELAGEINSSMPEYVVEQCMEVLNAHAKPLKGSKVALLGVAYKKDVDDPRESPSFVLMEGLLARGAALTYNDPHVPKLPKMRAHNLPAMDSQDLTPEYLAAQDLVLIATDHSAYDYDFIVKHAKLVIDTRNATKNVTQHRERIHKA